The following is a genomic window from Candidatus Polarisedimenticolaceae bacterium.
TGGATCATCCGGATCAACGCGGCCGCGCGCCTGCACGACATGTCGTACTCGACCCTGATGCACGCGCTCAAGGTCGCCGGCGTCGGCCTCGATCGGAAGATCCTGGCCGATCTCGCCGTGCGCGACCCGCAGGCGTTCGGCGCGGTGGTCCAGGCGGCGAGGCAGGCGGCGGCGCACGCCTGAGCCGGGGTCTGCCGTGAGCGCGGACCTCGAACGGATCGGGGCGGCATTCGACGCCGCCCTCGCCGCAGCCGGCTCCGATGCGGCCGCCGTCGAGGCGGTGCGGGTTCGCTTTCTCGGGAAGAAGGGTGAGCTGACGGCGCTCCTCAAGGGGCTCGGCGCCGTACCGCCGGAGGACCGGCCGCGCGCCGGCCAGGAGGTGAACGCCCTGCGCCGGCGCTTCGAGGGGGCCGTGGACGAGGCGGTCGCGCGCGCGGCGGACGCGGAGCGCCTGAGGGCCGTCGACCGGGAACGGGTCGACCCGACGCTCGCCGCAAGGGTGCCGCCGGCGGGGTCGCTCCATCCCGTCACGCGCACCCGGCGCGACCTCGAGACGGTGTTCCGCTCGATGGGATTCACCGTGGAGCAGGGACCGGAGGCCGAGGACGACTTCCACAACTTCGAGGCGCTGAACCTCCCCGCCGACCATCCCGCGAGGGACGCGACCGACACGTTCTACCTCGACGGCGGACTCCTGCTGCGCACGCACACCTCGCCGGTGCAGATCCGAACGATGCGGCGCCAGCGGCCGCCGATCCGGATGATCTGCCCGGGGCGCGTCTACCGGAAAGACCTCGACGCGACGCACCTGCCGATGTTCCACCAGCTCGAGGGGCTCGTCGTCGGCGAGGGGATCTCGCTCGCCGACCTCAAGGGAACGATGGCGGCGGTCTGGAGCCGGTTCTTCGGCGACGACGTCGTCGTACGCCTTCGTCCCGGGTACTTCCCGTTCGTCGAGCCCGGGTGCGAGTTCGACATCTCCTGCCGCGTCTGCGGCGGAGGGGGGCGCACGGCCGACGGCGTCGGCTGCCGGGCCTGCAAGGCCTCCGGCTGGCTGGAGATGGGGGGCGCGGGGATGGTGCATCCGCGCGTCTTCGAGGCGGTCGGAATCGACGCCGAGCGGTACACGGGCTGGGCCTTCGGCCTCGGGATCGACCGGATCGCCATGCAGCGCTTCGGCGTCGACGACCTGCGCCTGCTCATCGAGAACGACGTCCGATTCCTCCGACAGCTCGCGGAGTAGCCCGTGCTCGTCTCCGTCGCCTGGATCAAGTCGCTCCTTCCGGGGCTCCCGGGAGCCGCCGAGGTCGCCCGCGTCCTCACCGCGCGCGGCCTCACCGTCGATGCGATCGCGAACGCCGGAGCCGACGTGGTGCTCGACGTCGACGTTCCGGCGAACCGCCCCGACGCCCTCGGGCACCTCGGCGTCGCGCGGGAGATCGCCGCGGGGCTCGGGATCCCCTTCCAGCCCGTGTACGAGGCTCCCGCCGGCTCGGGCGCGCCCGCGACCGCCGCCGTCCGCGTGGCGATCGACGA
Proteins encoded in this region:
- the pheS gene encoding phenylalanine--tRNA ligase subunit alpha codes for the protein MGAAFDAALAAAGSDAAAVEAVRVRFLGKKGELTALLKGLGAVPPEDRPRAGQEVNALRRRFEGAVDEAVARAADAERLRAVDRERVDPTLAARVPPAGSLHPVTRTRRDLETVFRSMGFTVEQGPEAEDDFHNFEALNLPADHPARDATDTFYLDGGLLLRTHTSPVQIRTMRRQRPPIRMICPGRVYRKDLDATHLPMFHQLEGLVVGEGISLADLKGTMAAVWSRFFGDDVVVRLRPGYFPFVEPGCEFDISCRVCGGGGRTADGVGCRACKASGWLEMGGAGMVHPRVFEAVGIDAERYTGWAFGLGIDRIAMQRFGVDDLRLLIENDVRFLRQLAE
- the rplT gene encoding 50S ribosomal protein L20; this translates as WIIRINAAARLHDMSYSTLMHALKVAGVGLDRKILADLAVRDPQAFGAVVQAARQAAAHA